The Symphalangus syndactylus isolate Jambi chromosome 3, NHGRI_mSymSyn1-v2.1_pri, whole genome shotgun sequence genome has a segment encoding these proteins:
- the LOC129478702 gene encoding LOW QUALITY PROTEIN: putative uncharacterized protein C9orf62 (The sequence of the model RefSeq protein was modified relative to this genomic sequence to represent the inferred CDS: deleted 1 base in 1 codon) yields the protein MGLSPEQTSVSFLWPLLEARDHSTGRGLFPVLVLTPGSPETHLELGQAFLGSRQVRHGRDAAPSSGQQGCSVDRTAGRPVLGWWLRSSLTGQEGTQHLHLSGIRTSRKPKEYKAVFFGATESSVHMAVAESLREPPPQGGWFLSSLFLKIF from the exons ATGGGTCTCAGCCCAGAGCAGACCTCAGTGTCCTTCCTGTGGCCGCTGCTGGAGGCGCGTGACCACAGCACAG GGAGGGGACTCTTCCCCGTCCTTGTGCTGACGCCTGGGTCTCCAGAGACCCACCTCGAACTCGGCCAGGCCTTCCTGGGTTCCCGACAGGTCCGCCATGGGCGTGATGCAGCGCCATCTAGCGGGCAGCAGGGCTGCAGCGTGGACAGAACGGCCGGACGCCCAGTCCTGGGCTGGTGGCTGAGG AGCAGCCTCACAGGGCAAGAGGGCACACAACACCTGCATCTTTCTGGCATAAGAACCTCAAGaaaaccaaaggaatataaggcTGTGTTCTTTGGAGCCACAGAAAGCTCTGTTCACATGGCAGTCGCTGAAAGTTTAAGGGAGCCGCCGCCCCAAGGGGGTTGGTTTCTGTCTTCCCTGTTTTtaaagatcttttaa